From a single Pelobacter seleniigenes DSM 18267 genomic region:
- a CDS encoding thioredoxin domain-containing protein, protein MNHLQYEKSPYLLQHADNPVDWYPWGETALARARQENRPIFLSIGYSTCHWCHVMAHESFTDPAVAEKLNRSFIAIKVDREERPDLDAGFMQACQMMNGQGGWPLNLFLCPDGKPFYALTYAPPQGRGGRPGLIDIIDKVTDMWQARSQELVNAGESLANALLDLETQNYRQPPEEAILRRAAAKLKELFDPQYGGFGSAPKFPQPHNQTLLFRLAQRFDDAQLARMAQQTLDNIAAGGITDQLGGGMHRYSVDERWLVPHFEKMLYDQALISDAYLDAWLISGQRHYRQAAEQILDYCLRELQQDQGGFYCGEDADSEGHEGTYYLWSRQDLEAELTLQERTLFENYYSISTRGNFEGKNILACNQTLTAVAEQLQLSTTAAEQLLQTAQNKLMQKRSRRPRPHLDDKIITAWNGLLIATLARASRLLNNDSYLHAAQKASSFISKELFLSGRLKRRYRAGDTRIDGFLEDYAYLIYGLIELFLTDFNSSHLERAISLMQRCEQLFSDGRGGYFDAAEPIVPGLGRGRSRQDGALPAASSVTAHNLFRLAQLTGDKAFEQRGKSLLAQLLAKADQYPTAFAFLLQALDLALSEPLTLVIVMPPELSSLPAPWQKAVHGFRPQLVTIITTAPEQLSTLVPATAGKHLMNHSITAWLCTGSSCLPPVTDSELLAETLQTYAPLKTFNR, encoded by the coding sequence GTGAATCACCTCCAATACGAAAAAAGCCCGTACCTGCTGCAACATGCTGACAACCCGGTCGACTGGTACCCATGGGGTGAAACGGCTCTGGCCAGGGCTCGCCAGGAAAACCGGCCGATTTTTCTCTCCATCGGCTACTCAACCTGTCACTGGTGTCATGTCATGGCTCATGAATCCTTTACAGACCCAGCCGTTGCCGAAAAATTGAACAGATCCTTCATCGCCATTAAAGTCGACCGAGAAGAACGTCCCGACCTGGACGCCGGATTCATGCAGGCCTGCCAGATGATGAACGGTCAAGGAGGCTGGCCCCTGAATCTGTTCCTCTGCCCGGACGGCAAACCTTTTTACGCCCTCACCTATGCGCCTCCCCAGGGGCGTGGTGGCAGGCCCGGGTTGATCGACATCATCGACAAGGTAACCGATATGTGGCAAGCCCGCTCACAGGAACTGGTCAACGCCGGAGAGAGTTTGGCGAATGCCCTCCTCGACCTAGAAACGCAGAATTATCGACAGCCTCCGGAAGAGGCGATCCTGCGCCGGGCTGCAGCAAAGCTGAAAGAGCTGTTTGATCCACAATATGGCGGTTTCGGCAGTGCACCCAAATTCCCCCAACCGCACAATCAGACCCTGCTGTTTCGCCTTGCCCAACGCTTTGACGATGCCCAACTTGCCAGGATGGCACAACAGACCCTGGACAATATCGCCGCCGGCGGAATTACCGATCAGCTGGGCGGTGGGATGCACCGCTATTCGGTGGACGAGCGCTGGTTGGTTCCGCATTTTGAAAAGATGCTCTACGATCAGGCCCTGATCAGCGATGCCTACCTGGATGCATGGCTAATCAGCGGTCAAAGGCATTATCGTCAGGCGGCAGAGCAGATACTGGATTATTGCCTGCGGGAATTACAGCAGGATCAGGGCGGGTTTTATTGTGGAGAGGATGCGGATTCCGAGGGACACGAAGGGACCTACTACCTCTGGAGCCGACAGGACCTTGAAGCAGAGCTGACATTGCAGGAACGCACCCTGTTTGAAAATTATTACAGCATATCGACACGGGGTAACTTTGAAGGCAAAAACATTCTCGCGTGCAATCAAACGCTGACCGCGGTTGCAGAGCAACTTCAGTTGTCAACCACTGCCGCCGAACAGCTGTTGCAAACAGCACAGAACAAGCTGATGCAAAAGCGCTCCCGCCGACCTCGCCCGCATCTGGACGATAAAATAATCACCGCCTGGAACGGGCTGCTTATAGCGACCCTGGCCCGGGCCAGCCGGCTGCTGAACAATGACAGCTATCTGCATGCAGCACAAAAAGCCAGCTCTTTCATCAGTAAGGAGTTGTTTTTGTCCGGTCGACTGAAGAGACGTTATCGCGCCGGCGATACCCGCATTGACGGCTTCCTGGAAGATTATGCCTATCTCATCTACGGCCTGATCGAACTTTTCCTGACCGATTTCAACAGCAGCCACCTGGAACGTGCCATCAGCCTGATGCAACGCTGCGAGCAATTATTCAGTGACGGCCGGGGGGGCTATTTTGATGCTGCCGAGCCCATTGTCCCGGGCCTGGGGCGCGGCCGCAGCAGGCAGGACGGAGCACTCCCGGCTGCATCTTCAGTGACCGCCCATAACCTGTTTCGTCTGGCGCAACTGACCGGCGATAAAGCTTTCGAACAGCGGGGGAAGTCCCTGCTCGCACAACTGCTGGCAAAAGCCGATCAATACCCGACCGCTTTCGCTTTTTTACTCCAGGCCTTGGATCTTGCCTTGAGCGAACCCCTGACCCTGGTGATAGTCATGCCGCCTGAACTCAGTTCCTTGCCAGCGCCCTGGCAAAAGGCAGTCCACGGTTTCCGCCCGCAGCTGGTCACGATTATCACTACTGCTCCAGAGCAACTGTCAACCCTGGTTCCAGCCACGGCCGGAAAACACCTCATGAATCACAGCATCACCGCCTGGCTCTGTACAGGCAGCAGTTGCTTGCCCCCGGTGACGGACTCTGAGCTCCTGGCAGAAACATTGCAGACCTATGCCCCTTTGAAAACCTTTAACAGATGA
- a CDS encoding helix-turn-helix transcriptional regulator — translation MDAMNEYQNSPSVAIDGEVIRRIREDSRLTQLYVAKVVGVTTDTVSRWENNRYPTIRRDNALKLAEALEVDLADILKQDPGGSPSSVADPVPLPGNSLTGRKRYAFILGALVVVLVLLAIFWLYQQQGVPLHLQAVRILPPYAAPGSKILLQVDVEAEQPLKMILKEKLPAGWRFVDAKPKASNVDEKNGLVRWIFKTPLQQAKIFYLLDVADTVRVGEHIEVSGELVANTATGPYTVAIPSSGTLTVAPLHWADRNGNSVIDDMEILAVSDLSAETGDALVNWNLIEDLWEAGGYRWDQQERRFVPVPRPPEQPAQQ, via the coding sequence ATGGATGCAATGAATGAATACCAGAATTCACCATCCGTTGCTATTGACGGTGAGGTTATCCGGCGGATACGGGAAGATAGCCGCCTGACCCAGTTGTACGTGGCCAAAGTTGTCGGAGTGACCACCGATACCGTTTCCCGCTGGGAAAATAACCGCTACCCGACCATTCGCCGGGATAATGCGTTGAAACTTGCGGAAGCGCTGGAGGTCGATCTTGCCGATATTCTAAAACAGGATCCGGGGGGAAGCCCTTCCAGCGTGGCTGATCCGGTTCCTCTTCCCGGCAATTCATTAACGGGGCGCAAGCGTTATGCCTTTATTCTCGGAGCCCTGGTTGTCGTTCTGGTGTTGCTAGCCATCTTTTGGCTGTACCAGCAACAGGGGGTTCCTCTTCATCTGCAGGCTGTCCGGATTTTGCCTCCCTATGCGGCTCCGGGAAGCAAGATTCTGCTGCAGGTCGATGTCGAGGCGGAGCAGCCCCTCAAAATGATCCTTAAGGAAAAGCTCCCCGCCGGTTGGCGATTTGTTGACGCCAAGCCAAAAGCTTCGAATGTTGATGAGAAAAACGGCCTGGTCCGCTGGATTTTCAAAACTCCCCTCCAACAGGCCAAGATATTTTATCTTCTGGACGTCGCCGATACTGTCCGCGTTGGTGAGCATATCGAAGTGAGTGGTGAACTGGTGGCAAATACCGCAACTGGTCCCTATACCGTGGCCATTCCCAGCAGCGGGACGCTGACCGTCGCCCCGCTGCACTGGGCCGACCGTAACGGTAACTCGGTCATTGACGACATGGAGATTCTGGCGGTTTCAGATTTGTCGGCAGAGACCGGAGATGCCTTGGTCAACTGGAACCTCATCGAAGACCTCTGGGAGGCCGGCGGTTATCGCTGGGATCAGCAAGAAAGGCGGTTTGTTCCCGTTCCCAGGCCACCTGAGCAACCTGCTCAACAATGA
- a CDS encoding cytochrome c3 family protein, whose translation MKKSLMLIILFALVLGLSGMVIAEVQPPAEVQFTPKMGKVTFDHAAHQQRNECVTCHHTGEYASCLSCHGVVAEAPKAKDAFHSLCKDCHSKLKQGPTKCKECHIK comes from the coding sequence ATGAAAAAGTCACTCATGCTTATCATCCTGTTCGCCCTGGTTCTTGGTCTCAGCGGCATGGTCATTGCGGAAGTCCAGCCGCCGGCCGAAGTTCAGTTCACACCCAAGATGGGGAAGGTCACCTTCGATCACGCAGCTCACCAACAACGAAATGAATGCGTTACCTGTCATCACACCGGCGAGTACGCCTCATGCCTTAGCTGCCATGGCGTCGTTGCCGAAGCTCCCAAAGCCAAGGATGCCTTCCATAGTCTGTGTAAGGATTGCCACAGCAAACTGAAACAAGGGCCGACCAAGTGTAAGGAATGTCATATAAAATAG
- a CDS encoding tautomerase family protein, giving the protein MPVVTVRTVEGISAEKKEQLMDRITLALKEVLGKNPEATHVIIEEIPPENWGIRGKTIASIQSGK; this is encoded by the coding sequence ATGCCAGTTGTAACTGTTCGGACCGTCGAGGGAATCAGTGCTGAAAAGAAAGAACAACTTATGGATAGAATTACCCTGGCTTTGAAGGAAGTCCTCGGTAAGAACCCAGAAGCAACCCATGTTATCATTGAGGAAATTCCCCCGGAAAACTGGGGTATTCGCGGGAAGACAATCGCGTCCATCCAGTCCGGTAAATAA
- a CDS encoding GSU3473 family protein → MLIKVRFKDGRIDLVPSRKLDELIVMSEIEKFERASGWVVLGEDPVRSTLRGDYHGPERRRTLKRK, encoded by the coding sequence ATGTTGATTAAAGTGCGTTTCAAAGATGGTCGCATCGATCTGGTTCCTTCGCGAAAGCTGGACGAATTGATCGTCATGAGTGAGATCGAAAAATTTGAACGCGCTTCAGGCTGGGTGGTTCTTGGAGAAGATCCGGTTCGCAGTACCCTGCGTGGTGATTATCATGGTCCGGAGCGGCGGCGGACCCTCAAAAGAAAATAA
- a CDS encoding putative manganese-dependent inorganic diphosphatase translates to MSAQEKIYVIGHRNPDSDSICSAIAYAELRRRQGMAGVRAARAGNINQQTQFVLDLLNSEVPVLLSDVHPRVKDVVTEAVVSIHEAEPMSRAIELYHENRIRLLPVVDDAGAAKGLLLLKSMTEFFLVPTDPDKMRRVSASLNSIQRCLNAQALHLQDADRVDDFNLFVGARRETSFRRWVAEIAPEKTIIITGDRPGIQRFAVDAGVRLLIVTGSATVDEALLVKAQKKGVSILVSNYDTANTVWLTRMSTPVGLLAEADFMTVKKNDLLEDLRLKLVHGNQTGAVVCSAGGRVEGVATKSHLIKNSPVKLILVDHNELSQAVPGADKVEIIEVIDHHRLGNFHTDMPIRFINQPLGSTCSLVATLYRQAGIQPDSKTAGLMLAGMLSDTVILKSPTTTDVDRELVPWLEELSGLNHEEFGNRLFAAGSPMASGVSARQLITTDFKEYQVGNYLLGLGQVEVVNFHSFDRRRQELIEELARLREEKGYELAALLVTDIVMETSLLLTAGPSELPYMIGYPQEGDNLYRLKGVLSRKKQLVPHLLKVFKGA, encoded by the coding sequence ATGTCTGCCCAGGAAAAAATATATGTCATCGGCCATCGAAACCCCGATTCCGATTCGATCTGCAGTGCCATTGCCTATGCGGAATTAAGGCGCCGACAGGGGATGGCAGGGGTGCGTGCCGCCCGGGCCGGAAACATCAACCAGCAGACTCAGTTTGTGCTTGATCTTCTGAACAGCGAGGTGCCGGTGCTCCTTTCCGATGTTCACCCCCGAGTGAAGGATGTGGTCACTGAAGCGGTCGTTTCGATTCACGAAGCGGAGCCGATGTCCAGAGCTATTGAACTCTATCATGAAAATCGGATTCGTTTGCTGCCGGTGGTCGATGATGCGGGAGCAGCCAAGGGCTTGTTGTTGCTGAAAAGTATGACTGAATTTTTCCTGGTACCGACCGATCCGGACAAAATGCGCCGTGTCTCCGCCTCGCTGAACTCCATTCAGCGTTGTCTTAATGCCCAGGCCTTGCATTTACAGGATGCTGACCGGGTCGATGATTTCAATCTGTTTGTCGGCGCCAGGCGCGAAACCAGTTTCAGGCGCTGGGTCGCGGAGATCGCTCCGGAAAAAACAATTATTATCACCGGGGATCGGCCGGGGATCCAGCGTTTTGCCGTTGATGCAGGGGTTCGTTTGCTGATTGTCACCGGGAGTGCTACGGTTGATGAAGCGCTATTGGTCAAAGCACAGAAGAAGGGGGTCTCCATCCTGGTCAGTAACTACGATACCGCCAATACGGTTTGGTTGACGCGCATGTCGACCCCGGTCGGTCTGCTTGCCGAAGCGGACTTCATGACAGTCAAGAAAAATGACTTATTGGAGGACTTGCGTCTGAAATTGGTGCATGGCAACCAGACTGGCGCGGTTGTCTGCTCGGCGGGTGGTCGCGTCGAAGGGGTCGCCACCAAAAGTCACTTGATTAAAAATTCGCCGGTCAAGCTGATTCTGGTCGACCATAATGAGCTATCCCAGGCAGTGCCCGGGGCGGACAAAGTTGAAATCATCGAAGTGATCGATCATCATCGCCTCGGCAACTTTCACACCGACATGCCAATCAGATTCATCAATCAGCCACTCGGCAGCACCTGTTCACTGGTGGCGACTCTCTATCGCCAGGCCGGTATCCAACCCGACTCAAAAACCGCCGGCCTGATGCTGGCGGGAATGCTCTCCGATACCGTGATCCTGAAATCTCCAACCACGACAGATGTTGATCGCGAGCTGGTCCCCTGGCTGGAGGAATTGTCCGGGTTGAATCATGAAGAGTTCGGCAATCGGTTGTTTGCTGCCGGAAGTCCGATGGCCAGTGGCGTTTCTGCACGGCAGTTGATTACCACCGACTTCAAGGAATATCAGGTCGGTAATTACCTGCTCGGTCTGGGGCAGGTCGAAGTGGTCAACTTTCATTCCTTTGACCGGCGTCGTCAGGAGCTGATCGAAGAGCTGGCGCGATTACGCGAGGAGAAAGGCTATGAGCTGGCTGCGCTGCTGGTCACGGATATCGTCATGGAAACAAGCTTGCTGCTGACCGCCGGGCCGAGTGAGCTACCTTACATGATCGGTTATCCCCAGGAAGGTGACAACCTCTATCGCCTTAAGGGGGTCCTGTCCCGCAAAAAGCAGCTGGTTCCTCATCTGTTAAAGGTTTTCAAAGGGGCATAG
- a CDS encoding ArsR/SmtB family transcription factor, with protein sequence MLESTAKLPFDTDMDFDRESEILKVLGHPIRLKIVAGLMSQSCNVKKIWECLALPQATVSQHLALLKNKDIITGRREGVEVFYQVTCPEAIRIIRAIFGDNIDCK encoded by the coding sequence ATGCTAGAGTCTACTGCAAAATTGCCATTTGATACAGACATGGACTTTGACCGGGAATCGGAAATTCTTAAGGTCCTCGGCCACCCGATTCGCCTGAAAATTGTAGCCGGCCTCATGTCCCAATCCTGTAATGTAAAAAAAATCTGGGAATGCCTCGCGTTACCCCAGGCTACGGTATCCCAACATCTGGCACTCTTAAAAAACAAAGATATCATTACCGGGCGCCGTGAAGGTGTCGAGGTTTTTTATCAAGTCACCTGTCCAGAAGCCATCAGAATCATCAGGGCCATCTTCGGTGACAACATAGACTGCAAATAG
- a CDS encoding class I SAM-dependent methyltransferase, protein MKAIEIELNRHRPLDSASRRLFHGRGHCFPGFEDLVIDWFAPVVLVVLYQPRSEPFLTDLVDLLTALSPTVATVLVQQRYLPGAPSRVLYGSLPEQVWARECELSFKLRLGSAQNIGFFPDMAVGRSYVRELAHGKKILNLFAYTCSFSVAAIAGAADQVVNLDMNRGALELGRQNHLANGLDLRKASFLALELFRSFSRLKKSAPFDLIICDPPAAQGRNFQAHRDRPKLLRKLPSLLAPGGEMLACRSTPDLGAGYLEDLFNDLCPTAQLIKRLLPGPDFPECDSDKGLMLLHYRFPRS, encoded by the coding sequence ATGAAAGCCATTGAGATTGAACTGAACCGTCATCGCCCCCTTGACTCCGCATCGCGGCGCCTGTTTCACGGCAGGGGACATTGCTTTCCCGGGTTTGAAGATCTGGTTATCGATTGGTTTGCTCCGGTCGTTTTGGTGGTTTTATACCAGCCCAGGTCAGAACCGTTCCTGACCGATCTGGTTGATCTGCTCACTGCCCTGAGCCCCACTGTTGCAACGGTGCTGGTGCAGCAGCGCTACCTTCCAGGTGCCCCGAGCCGAGTGCTCTACGGCAGCCTGCCGGAGCAGGTCTGGGCCAGAGAGTGTGAGCTGTCCTTTAAACTTCGCTTGGGATCAGCCCAAAATATAGGTTTTTTTCCTGATATGGCCGTGGGACGGTCCTATGTCCGGGAGTTGGCCCATGGGAAAAAAATCTTAAATCTGTTTGCATATACCTGCAGTTTTTCAGTGGCTGCTATCGCCGGCGCTGCGGATCAGGTCGTTAATCTTGATATGAACCGCGGCGCCCTTGAATTGGGCCGGCAGAATCATTTGGCCAACGGGTTAGATCTGCGCAAGGCGAGTTTTCTGGCCTTGGAACTTTTTCGCAGCTTCAGCCGGCTGAAAAAAAGCGCTCCTTTTGATCTGATCATTTGTGATCCCCCGGCCGCACAAGGCCGGAATTTTCAGGCCCACCGCGATCGGCCGAAATTATTGCGCAAGCTGCCATCATTGCTGGCACCAGGGGGAGAGATGCTGGCTTGTCGGAGCACCCCGGATCTTGGCGCCGGTTATCTGGAAGATTTATTTAACGACCTCTGCCCGACGGCGCAGCTGATCAAAAGATTGTTGCCGGGACCCGATTTCCCCGAGTGTGACAGTGACAAAGGATTGATGCTGCTGCACTACCGGTTCCCTCGCAGTTGA
- a CDS encoding GSU3473 family protein — protein sequence MNEISVVYQDGMMDMVTTQVLQDLIENNEIIKFQRADGWVYPGIDPVRRQAHSGYSGPERRQPVFADA from the coding sequence ATGAATGAAATATCAGTTGTGTATCAGGATGGTATGATGGATATGGTGACCACCCAAGTCTTGCAAGATTTGATTGAAAACAATGAAATTATAAAATTTCAGCGTGCCGACGGTTGGGTCTATCCTGGCATTGATCCGGTTCGGCGTCAGGCTCATTCCGGCTATAGCGGCCCTGAACGCCGCCAGCCGGTCTTTGCTGATGCCTGA
- a CDS encoding DUF3014 domain-containing protein produces the protein MKRINLLILVLLILIVALGIAIYLRNNSVPEEQITTPKPAPVQEPVKKPIVHYPVPEQSAVNPAASPETIVPSTPNGQAAPALPEALPKVQESDQSIEQAMHSLVAEESSLRLVLMDNFIQKLVATIDNLPEKKLPRIHLPIRPPKGKFIVAGTPEAPQTSSRNNRRYTPYVDLFKAINPELAVRVYVHFYPLFQQAYEELGYHNAYFNDRLVFVLDHLLDIPNPADPILLEQPVVLYTYADPALENRSAGQKLLLRIGHDNRTEILQLLKRYRSLVTNLHP, from the coding sequence ATGAAAAGAATTAACCTGCTGATCCTCGTTCTTTTGATTCTTATTGTTGCACTCGGGATTGCTATCTATCTGCGTAACAACTCCGTGCCTGAAGAACAGATAACGACACCCAAACCGGCTCCGGTTCAGGAACCGGTAAAAAAACCGATTGTTCATTATCCGGTCCCCGAGCAATCGGCCGTAAACCCTGCCGCATCCCCTGAGACAATCGTGCCATCGACGCCGAACGGCCAAGCCGCACCGGCTCTGCCGGAGGCCTTGCCCAAGGTCCAGGAGAGTGATCAAAGCATCGAACAGGCAATGCATAGTCTGGTGGCTGAGGAAAGTTCCCTGCGACTGGTGCTGATGGATAATTTCATTCAGAAGCTGGTCGCCACCATCGACAACCTGCCGGAGAAAAAGCTGCCCAGAATCCATCTGCCGATCCGGCCGCCAAAAGGAAAATTCATTGTTGCCGGCACCCCGGAGGCACCACAGACCAGCAGTCGCAACAACCGACGATATACCCCATATGTCGACCTGTTCAAAGCGATAAATCCGGAGCTTGCCGTCAGGGTCTATGTGCATTTTTACCCGTTATTTCAGCAAGCTTACGAGGAACTTGGCTATCATAATGCGTATTTCAACGACCGCCTTGTTTTCGTTCTTGATCACCTGCTTGACATCCCCAATCCTGCGGATCCGATCCTGCTGGAACAGCCGGTTGTTCTCTACACGTATGCAGATCCCGCGTTGGAAAACCGGTCGGCCGGACAGAAGCTGCTGTTGCGCATCGGCCACGACAATCGAACCGAAATTCTCCAACTGCTCAAAAGATATCGGAGCCTGGTCACCAATCTGCATCCATGA
- a CDS encoding DUF3108 domain-containing protein: MKRVLWVVLLFVCLSGHSLYAKDLAVAPLSDTNHPVLALVGEHLSYDISFLWFDHLAEGSIELSKGDKPGTFLVVMQARTLGVAAFFTRDRVERYETLMEISPQGYLRPLWHSSHTIRGSKDNRKEKTTKLIFDYATGKVRYQKQKNGKVYAEQIFDLEKGKPEFDILTALYNLRLGLFGPLSMRQIAIPTFHRQGPQDIIVEPLTGLNREDAQFFSKDPIQCRILVDPSVFGTKGRDIFASFDAAMRPRRGIIKNVIGLGDVRGTLRSN; this comes from the coding sequence ATGAAGAGAGTCCTTTGGGTCGTTTTGTTGTTTGTCTGCCTGTCGGGTCATTCGTTGTATGCCAAAGATCTTGCAGTTGCTCCCTTAAGCGATACGAATCATCCGGTGTTGGCCCTGGTTGGAGAACATTTGTCTTACGACATTTCGTTTCTCTGGTTTGACCACCTGGCAGAGGGATCTATCGAACTTTCCAAAGGGGATAAACCAGGAACTTTTCTGGTGGTGATGCAGGCCAGAACTCTCGGCGTCGCGGCTTTTTTTACCCGCGACCGGGTTGAAAGATATGAGACCCTCATGGAGATTTCCCCGCAAGGTTATTTGCGACCGCTATGGCACAGCTCGCATACGATTCGGGGCAGCAAAGACAATCGAAAAGAAAAAACGACCAAGTTGATTTTCGATTATGCTACCGGGAAGGTCCGCTATCAAAAGCAAAAAAACGGTAAGGTTTATGCCGAACAGATATTTGACCTGGAAAAGGGGAAGCCGGAATTTGATATTCTGACAGCCCTTTACAATCTACGCCTTGGCCTTTTCGGTCCGCTCAGCATGAGGCAAATAGCGATTCCAACCTTTCATCGGCAAGGCCCCCAGGATATTATTGTCGAACCATTAACCGGTCTGAACCGGGAGGACGCGCAGTTTTTTTCCAAGGATCCGATTCAATGCAGAATTCTGGTTGATCCGTCGGTTTTTGGAACCAAGGGGCGCGATATCTTTGCCAGTTTCGATGCTGCCATGAGACCCCGCAGGGGGATCATCAAAAATGTTATCGGCCTCGGTGATGTCCGCGGAACGCTCCGCTCTAATTGA